Proteins from a genomic interval of Methanohalophilus levihalophilus:
- a CDS encoding amino acid permease — protein MATIETKERLGRSLGFFATFAIGTGTMIGAGIFILPAIATANAGPAAIISFLLGGVISMATAISMAELATGMPRAGGSYHFISRAMGAGFGVVVGFGAWLALMFKGSFALIGLADYFQVFYNLPIYFVAVATGLILLFINYRGAKSSGTLQNIIVVFLLLILGLFIIKGIFILDMEKFTPVVPFGYSSILATTGLIFISFLGITQLAAISEEVKNPSKNLPRAFISSVAVVTLIYVGVMVVINGTLNLEESVNTNTPLVDVADLMAGNLGKVAIGIAGILATLSTANAAILSSSRFPFAMGRDSLVPQWFMAIHKKFETPSRAILTTGVVMILLLLLFDVEQLAKLGSTFNILIFVLINISVIILRKRHLEGYEPAFRDPFFPLTQIFGIFGSLILLPLLGLLPLFFVLFVVFVGLFWYTFYCKGTAAPGYSLFDMLEDRVSAPSIIPESMIKVLVPISNPRHERDLLNLADWLGDDIIGLHVAKVPQQTSLNAAQEAYHKRGKEIKHLLQEEFEQFPALSGHKREFIIAFDHSVSNSIVEQANMENVDIIVMGWHGHNRFSYSLGDVTNEVLSFSKSHIILLKGYLPEKIKRIVVTYDGKDNSSYGVYLAKKLAISTGASIQVVNIAHPEKEPIDKSKLIADLNKIIGDDDRVFVTYEFIERFSIADGILEFGNNGDLLIIGDSGQRFKVSLLGKLSQKITKHSASPVLIVRTAKPISREGLTYWIRKKL, from the coding sequence ATGGCTACAATTGAGACCAAAGAGAGATTGGGGCGCAGTCTTGGTTTTTTTGCTACATTTGCAATAGGGACTGGAACCATGATTGGTGCAGGAATTTTTATCCTTCCTGCAATTGCGACAGCTAATGCCGGACCTGCTGCAATAATCTCTTTTTTGTTAGGCGGAGTTATTTCAATGGCTACAGCTATAAGCATGGCTGAACTTGCAACCGGCATGCCCCGGGCCGGAGGCAGTTATCATTTTATTAGTAGAGCAATGGGAGCTGGATTTGGTGTAGTTGTTGGTTTTGGGGCCTGGTTAGCTTTAATGTTTAAAGGTTCGTTTGCTCTAATTGGTCTTGCCGATTATTTTCAGGTATTTTATAACCTTCCGATCTATTTTGTAGCAGTTGCAACGGGTTTAATTCTTCTTTTTATCAATTACAGGGGTGCCAAGAGCAGTGGCACATTACAGAATATTATCGTTGTTTTTTTATTGCTAATACTTGGCTTATTTATCATCAAAGGCATTTTTATACTTGATATGGAAAAATTCACTCCTGTAGTTCCCTTTGGCTACAGCTCTATTCTTGCTACCACGGGGCTTATTTTCATATCATTTTTAGGCATAACTCAACTTGCGGCAATTTCCGAAGAGGTGAAAAACCCTTCCAAAAATCTTCCAAGGGCATTTATTTCATCAGTGGCGGTTGTAACCCTGATTTATGTTGGTGTTATGGTTGTTATCAATGGGACTTTGAACCTAGAAGAATCAGTAAACACAAACACACCCCTTGTCGATGTAGCTGATTTGATGGCTGGTAATCTTGGGAAGGTGGCTATTGGAATTGCTGGTATTCTTGCTACACTTTCGACAGCAAATGCTGCTATATTGTCATCTTCAAGATTTCCCTTTGCAATGGGTAGAGATTCATTAGTACCTCAATGGTTCATGGCAATTCACAAAAAATTTGAGACTCCCTCTCGTGCGATTTTGACCACTGGAGTAGTAATGATTCTTCTCTTGTTGTTATTTGATGTAGAGCAGCTTGCAAAACTTGGAAGTACTTTTAATATATTGATATTTGTTTTGATTAATATATCAGTGATTATCCTGAGAAAAAGACACTTGGAAGGATATGAGCCTGCTTTCAGGGACCCTTTTTTCCCTCTAACACAGATTTTTGGTATTTTTGGCAGCTTAATCCTCTTGCCTTTACTTGGGTTGTTGCCTCTGTTTTTTGTTTTATTTGTTGTATTTGTAGGATTATTTTGGTATACATTTTATTGTAAAGGGACCGCAGCTCCTGGATACAGTTTGTTCGACATGCTGGAAGACCGGGTTTCAGCTCCTTCCATTATTCCCGAATCTATGATAAAAGTTTTAGTTCCAATTTCTAATCCTCGACATGAAAGGGACCTTTTAAATTTGGCAGATTGGCTTGGGGATGATATAATTGGTCTTCACGTAGCAAAGGTTCCACAGCAGACAAGCTTGAATGCAGCTCAAGAAGCATATCATAAACGTGGTAAAGAAATAAAGCATCTATTGCAGGAAGAGTTTGAGCAGTTCCCTGCTCTTTCTGGTCACAAAAGAGAATTTATTATTGCCTTTGATCACAGTGTTTCAAATTCAATAGTTGAGCAGGCTAATATGGAAAATGTGGATATTATCGTCATGGGATGGCATGGACATAATAGATTCAGTTATTCTCTTGGAGATGTGACAAATGAAGTACTTTCATTCTCAAAAAGTCATATTATCCTTTTGAAAGGTTATCTTCCTGAGAAGATAAAGAGAATTGTGGTAACCTATGATGGCAAAGACAATTCTAGTTATGGTGTTTATTTAGCCAAAAAGCTGGCTATAAGTACAGGAGCTTCAATTCAAGTTGTCAATATCGCCCACCCAGAGAAGGAACCCATTGACAAAAGCAAATTAATTGCAGATCTCAACAAGATAATCGGAGATGATGACAGGGTTTTTGTCACGTATGAATTCATAGAACGATTTTCAATTGCTGATGGCATATTGGAATTTGGAAATAATGGAGATTTATTAATAATTGGAGATTCAGGTCAACGATTCAAGGTTTCGTTACTTGGAAAATTGTCTCAAAAGATAACCAAACATTCTGCCAGTCCAGTGCTAATTGTGAGGACAGCTAAACCTATATCTAGAGAAGGCTTGACTTATTGGATAAGAAAAAAGCTCTAA
- a CDS encoding cation:proton antiporter domain-containing protein, whose product MAYTLSKSFHIPIIVFLLLEGIIAGPEILNMLDPNVFGDGLTVIVSLSVAIIVFDGGLHIDLRHIRTVQQSVLRLISVGVLITFILTTFVTHVLLGVPLALAALFGALISATGPTVITPMVKQVRPNHKVSKVLELEGVLNDAGSVILAALIFEWIVSQLSGFEVVSFIIFRIFIGVLFGVSSGFLLSRFLSMESLISDQTTRIVTITMVLATFVIAEIFGNESGIMAVAIFGIYVGSSNVPNKPVIKEFKADIVIILLSFIFLILASMLRFEDVANIGFKGFAIVFLLMFFIRPIAVFISTFKSKLSLNDKLFISFTGPRGIVPASIATYFTIKLNNMGIIGGEFLVGLVFLAVIITVVTTGFLSKRVAKFLGVIPMEILVIGGGEVGAILAERFEKRGENVIVVDSSEENCSKLIKSDIRAIHGDAEDVKVLKEAGIENAKYVVATTDQDNTNLLVAQIAKTKFGFKEDQIVARVNNIENLHAFWDLGIRSMSPAMTTALVLDNMVGRPHMFSMCEVGEGADILEVRVSNPKVSGKSIKELKLPENSLLLMVRRGEQSFIANGNIVLEYDDIVTVIGEGGAAQQISQMFER is encoded by the coding sequence ATGGCTTATACCTTAAGTAAATCATTTCATATCCCGATTATTGTATTTCTCCTTCTAGAAGGAATTATTGCCGGCCCAGAAATATTGAACATGCTGGATCCAAATGTTTTTGGTGATGGCCTAACAGTTATTGTATCACTTTCTGTGGCTATAATTGTTTTTGATGGCGGGTTGCACATTGATTTGAGGCATATCAGGACAGTCCAGCAAAGTGTTTTACGACTTATATCTGTAGGAGTATTGATTACATTTATTTTGACGACTTTTGTCACGCACGTATTGTTAGGTGTTCCACTTGCATTAGCAGCCCTTTTTGGTGCTTTAATCTCAGCGACAGGTCCTACTGTTATAACCCCTATGGTCAAACAGGTTCGTCCTAACCACAAAGTTAGTAAGGTTCTTGAATTAGAGGGTGTTTTAAATGATGCAGGTAGCGTTATACTTGCAGCACTTATTTTTGAATGGATTGTTTCCCAGTTGTCGGGTTTTGAAGTAGTTTCCTTCATCATTTTCAGAATTTTTATAGGTGTTTTATTTGGAGTTTCCAGTGGTTTCCTTCTAAGTAGATTTTTGTCAATGGAATCTCTTATCAGTGATCAAACGACCAGGATCGTTACCATAACAATGGTACTTGCAACTTTTGTAATCGCAGAAATTTTCGGCAACGAATCAGGCATTATGGCAGTAGCTATTTTTGGTATATATGTGGGAAGTTCTAATGTTCCTAATAAACCTGTAATAAAAGAGTTTAAAGCAGATATTGTTATCATTTTATTGTCTTTCATTTTTTTGATACTGGCATCAATGTTGAGATTTGAAGATGTGGCTAATATTGGTTTCAAAGGTTTTGCTATTGTGTTCCTTCTAATGTTTTTCATCCGCCCAATAGCTGTATTCATTTCTACTTTTAAATCAAAATTGTCTCTGAACGATAAATTGTTCATTTCATTTACTGGCCCAAGAGGTATTGTCCCGGCTTCTATAGCTACTTATTTTACGATAAAGCTCAATAATATGGGTATTATTGGCGGCGAATTCCTGGTAGGGCTTGTATTTTTAGCTGTTATAATTACAGTTGTAACAACTGGATTTTTATCTAAAAGAGTAGCTAAATTTTTAGGAGTGATCCCAATGGAAATACTTGTCATAGGTGGAGGAGAAGTAGGAGCAATCCTTGCTGAGAGGTTTGAGAAAAGAGGGGAGAATGTTATTGTTGTAGACTCCTCTGAGGAAAACTGTTCAAAATTGATAAAATCTGATATCAGGGCAATTCATGGTGATGCTGAGGATGTTAAAGTCCTGAAAGAAGCAGGCATCGAAAATGCCAAATATGTTGTTGCTACGACAGATCAGGATAATACAAACCTTCTTGTGGCTCAGATTGCAAAAACCAAGTTTGGTTTTAAGGAAGATCAAATTGTTGCAAGGGTCAACAATATAGAAAATCTCCACGCCTTCTGGGATCTCGGTATACGCTCAATGAGTCCTGCTATGACAACTGCCCTTGTACTGGATAATATGGTAGGAAGACCTCACATGTTTTCCATGTGTGAAGTGGGAGAAGGTGCTGATATTCTTGAAGTGCGCGTAAGCAATCCAAAAGTTTCCGGCAAGTCTATAAAAGAACTAAAGCTTCCTGAAAATAGTCTTCTGCTCATGGTTAGGAGAGGCGAGCAGTCCTTTATTGCTAACGGCAACATAGTTCTTGAGTATGATGACATTGTCACGGTCATTGGGGAAGGTGGTGCTGCTCAGCAGATATCACAAATGTTTGAAAGGTAA
- a CDS encoding replication protein A produces the protein MERIVKEIQDSFEQLGISIPAEQIEERLDKLLTKFKVPEDEARRTVINYFSKEHGVGKEQLFKKRTSEPSQVGDITGSGQWLNLRVKVLQLWDNTNESISQVGLIGDETGSVKFIKWARDSLPDLEEGKSYQLNNVVTNEWNGRFEITLNKTTSVEAISEDVEVSSSSPTTDVTIGEISEAGQWVNISAKVIQIWDNTNESISQVGIIGDESGSVKFIKWARDTLPDLEEGKSYRFNNLVVSEWNGRFEVGLNRTSSIEPLSEDIEIGPTSFTAAMVGIQEGSGLIKRCPECNRALTKGACMDHGKVEGNYDLRIKAILDDGARVQDVLIGRDLSEQMVGLSLEEAISLAADELDQSVVLTRMRAELVGKYYSVDGSPTERYLLADTVKPVSDLDMSIVDELISELEVE, from the coding sequence ATGGAAAGAATTGTTAAAGAGATTCAGGATAGCTTTGAGCAGCTTGGAATTTCGATTCCGGCTGAGCAAATTGAAGAGCGTCTGGACAAACTGCTTACTAAGTTCAAAGTGCCGGAAGACGAGGCGCGTAGAACCGTAATTAACTATTTCTCAAAGGAACATGGTGTGGGAAAAGAGCAACTTTTCAAGAAACGCACCTCTGAACCGTCTCAAGTGGGTGACATAACCGGTTCGGGCCAGTGGCTGAATCTCCGTGTAAAAGTTCTGCAATTATGGGATAATACTAACGAATCTATTTCCCAGGTTGGTCTTATCGGGGATGAGACCGGCAGTGTAAAGTTCATTAAATGGGCTCGTGACTCGCTTCCAGATCTTGAAGAAGGCAAATCATACCAGCTCAATAATGTTGTAACCAATGAGTGGAATGGGCGTTTTGAAATAACCCTCAATAAGACCACAAGTGTTGAAGCAATTTCAGAAGATGTAGAAGTCTCTTCTTCATCACCAACAACTGATGTTACCATCGGGGAAATCAGTGAAGCCGGGCAATGGGTGAATATCTCTGCAAAGGTCATACAGATATGGGATAATACTAACGAATCAATTTCCCAGGTTGGAATTATCGGGGATGAATCCGGCAGTGTAAAATTCATTAAATGGGCTCGTGACACGCTTCCAGATCTTGAAGAAGGCAAATCTTATCGTTTTAACAATCTTGTGGTGAGTGAATGGAATGGTCGCTTTGAGGTTGGGTTAAATCGAACCAGCAGCATTGAACCTCTTTCCGAGGATATTGAAATCGGACCGACTTCTTTCACCGCTGCAATGGTGGGTATCCAGGAAGGTTCCGGTTTAATTAAACGTTGTCCGGAATGCAATCGCGCCCTGACAAAAGGCGCCTGTATGGATCATGGCAAAGTGGAAGGCAACTATGACTTACGAATAAAGGCAATTCTTGATGATGGCGCCCGTGTTCAGGACGTATTAATCGGAAGAGATTTGTCCGAACAAATGGTTGGTTTAAGCCTGGAAGAGGCCATAAGTCTTGCAGCAGATGAGCTTGATCAGAGTGTTGTTTTAACCCGTATGAGGGCAGAACTTGTTGGGAAATATTACAGCGTTGATGGCTCTCCCACAGAGAGATATTTGCTGGCTGATACGGTAAAACCGGTTTCAGATCTTGATATGTCGATTGTAGATGAACTTATAAGCGAGTTGGAGGTGGAGTAA
- a CDS encoding DMT family transporter codes for MDVQELRKLELKRKVNKGYMWAFFCAVLWGLWYIPGTIIWALPPFDSMWVNIDASNGASAATVVTALLISAFNALTVILALLVWNGVLGKFGEMKRTLKAFHPCSKWFFAASIFGGPIAILGSFIAIGFVGPAFGAVAALLYPVTGSILAYLWYGEKITKRAAVGIFVIMIGGITIFVGGALTELSAGSIAWVGYIGGLMAAVGWGVEGAIAGKGLDIAEPDVGITLRFLGENLIYWVILIPIVVVAMGIPMFSYAIEALNPMAILVLAFAGITFGFCYVSWYKSFPLIGVGRGQGVANLYGLCAVIFIYLFFGSVPEWTIWVGAALCITGSFIMFFEEAGEIESLRGD; via the coding sequence TTGGATGTTCAGGAATTAAGAAAATTAGAACTTAAGAGGAAAGTTAACAAAGGTTATATGTGGGCTTTCTTCTGTGCAGTACTTTGGGGTCTCTGGTATATCCCAGGTACAATCATTTGGGCACTCCCACCTTTTGACTCAATGTGGGTAAACATTGATGCATCAAATGGTGCAAGTGCAGCTACAGTAGTAACAGCTTTATTGATTTCAGCTTTCAATGCATTGACCGTTATCCTTGCATTGCTTGTCTGGAACGGTGTGCTTGGTAAATTCGGCGAAATGAAGAGAACCCTTAAGGCCTTCCACCCATGCAGCAAATGGTTCTTTGCAGCATCTATCTTTGGTGGTCCTATTGCAATTCTGGGTTCATTTATTGCGATCGGCTTTGTAGGTCCTGCTTTTGGAGCAGTCGCAGCATTGTTGTACCCTGTAACTGGTTCTATTCTCGCATATCTCTGGTATGGTGAGAAAATTACCAAGAGGGCAGCAGTCGGTATCTTCGTCATCATGATTGGTGGTATTACCATCTTCGTAGGTGGCGCACTCACAGAACTTAGCGCAGGCAGTATTGCCTGGGTAGGATATATCGGTGGTCTTATGGCTGCTGTTGGCTGGGGTGTTGAAGGTGCAATTGCAGGTAAGGGTTTGGATATTGCAGAGCCTGACGTGGGTATTACACTCAGGTTCCTTGGTGAGAACCTTATCTACTGGGTAATTCTCATACCAATCGTTGTTGTGGCTATGGGTATCCCTATGTTCTCCTATGCAATCGAAGCGCTTAACCCAATGGCAATTCTGGTTCTTGCTTTCGCAGGTATCACATTCGGTTTCTGTTACGTTTCCTGGTACAAGTCTTTCCCACTGATTGGTGTAGGACGTGGACAGGGTGTAGCAAATCTGTATGGTCTTTGTGCTGTTATCTTTATCTACCTCTTCTTCGGCAGTGTACCGGAGTGGACGATCTGGGTAGGAGCAGCTCTTTGTATTACCGGTAGTTTCATCATGTTCTTTGAAGAAGCCGGTGAAATCGAATCTCTGAGAGGTGACTAA
- a CDS encoding RPA family protein, whose amino-acid sequence MAGYTREVSKRVFAQEFRNSDLSFRDGDDVYSPQYLLTPTGAKVNRLFLVGTLLETENIGTESEYWRGRVSDPTGSFLIYAGQYQPDAARILAECETPAFVSVVGKPSTFTTPDGDVLTSVRPESINIVDDQTRDLWVLDAALRTMKRIESLDSNDEYVSRAKEHYSTDAKYYSNMVLEALKSLKS is encoded by the coding sequence ATGGCAGGTTACACACGTGAAGTTTCCAAAAGGGTTTTTGCTCAGGAATTCCGCAATTCTGATCTGTCATTCAGGGATGGGGACGATGTATATTCCCCACAGTACCTGCTCACTCCTACAGGAGCAAAAGTCAATCGTCTTTTCCTTGTTGGAACATTGCTTGAAACAGAAAACATAGGTACTGAATCTGAATACTGGAGGGGCAGAGTTTCAGATCCTACAGGGTCTTTCCTGATCTATGCAGGCCAGTACCAGCCTGATGCTGCTCGCATCCTGGCAGAATGTGAAACGCCTGCATTTGTTTCAGTTGTAGGGAAACCAAGTACTTTTACAACACCTGATGGTGATGTACTAACTTCTGTTCGTCCGGAATCCATTAACATTGTGGATGACCAAACCCGCGATCTCTGGGTTCTTGACGCTGCACTCCGGACCATGAAACGTATTGAATCGCTTGATAGCAATGATGAATACGTTAGCAGGGCAAAAGAACATTATAGTACTGATGCCAAATATTATTCTAACATGGTTTTGGAAGCATTGAAGTCCCTTAAATCCTGA
- the mtbC gene encoding dimethylamine corrinoid protein MtbC has translation MADAIVSCKKDAVLAAVAKARGTIAAPDIIENGLAAGMNEVGTLFERGKLFLPHVMMAAEAMQAGVDELQDEMGESSGSEKLGVIVNGTVEGDVHDIGKSIVSTMLQAAGFEVHDIGRDAPVKDFIDKAKEVNANMVGISALMTTTLQGQKEVIEALKEAGMRDNVKVMVGGAPATNAWAKKIGADCYAENATEAVNKAKELL, from the coding sequence TTGGCTGATGCAATCGTCAGCTGCAAAAAGGACGCTGTTTTAGCAGCTGTTGCAAAAGCACGCGGTACTATCGCTGCACCAGACATCATTGAGAACGGTCTGGCTGCTGGTATGAACGAAGTTGGTACACTTTTTGAGAGGGGTAAATTATTCCTTCCACACGTCATGATGGCTGCAGAAGCCATGCAGGCTGGTGTCGACGAACTTCAGGATGAAATGGGAGAATCTTCCGGTAGTGAGAAGCTTGGTGTAATCGTCAACGGTACCGTCGAAGGTGACGTTCACGACATCGGAAAATCTATCGTATCAACAATGCTTCAGGCTGCAGGCTTTGAAGTCCACGACATTGGTCGTGACGCTCCTGTCAAAGATTTCATTGACAAGGCAAAGGAAGTTAACGCTAACATGGTCGGTATTTCTGCACTTATGACCACCACCCTTCAGGGCCAGAAAGAAGTTATCGAGGCTCTTAAGGAAGCAGGTATGCGTGACAATGTCAAGGTCATGGTCGGTGGCGCACCAGCAACCAACGCATGGGCAAAGAAGATCGGTGCTGACTGCTATGCAGAAAATGCAACCGAAGCTGTCAACAAAGCTAAAGAATTGCTCTAA